The Melioribacteraceae bacterium 4301-Me genome has a window encoding:
- a CDS encoding tetratricopeptide repeat protein, with protein MYTKKNIFRLILIITPFSLLFLLEMALRISGYENELQIVSTIKRNGKSYYTMNQLVGKRYFGKDRFYYRKGTHDFFEVNKSPNTIRVFCFGASTTAGFPYEYNATPAEFLRERLSAAFPDKNIEVINTAIDATNSFTVVEFAKELVNYEPDLFVVYMGQNEFYGVYGVGSTISVGKSRWLIKTNLWLQNFKTFLLIKNFIRWITEFVSKSRADDNKILMEQMAENNSIIYGDEDYRIAKENFTKNYEEIIEIAKENNVPLIVSTLVTNEKDLFPFVTMYSNNIDTIRKNKCKEYYRLGLVSKANKDYKTALDYFKKSIEIDSLPANVHFELGKIYLELGDNKNALSEFTKAVDFDGLKFRAPSEFNTIVKKLSIKYNLPLADVNKMFRQHSKDGIIGDELLVDHIHPNIKGYFLLAKSWFEAIKENNLLGKDFKRDENDSLLWENIPVTELDSVIGEFKIRLLRSRPPFQERDQNLIIQPKNFIEQQAYLYSVEHQISWGLAHLNVEKEYLLNKNYEKAAKELKAILVTDDKNSTISIMLGDIYLQTEDYQNAERYYLADTMFFDNQLSLYKMGIVEINLGKYDQAIEYLNRSLFLYQYQQFLRPSQIEDVHFNLAFCYSKLNKYDKAVDELKIILKSDPKNQKAKQLLKSIEASFKDKQG; from the coding sequence ATGTACACTAAAAAAAATATTTTTCGATTAATTTTAATAATAACTCCCTTTTCCCTTCTTTTTCTTTTAGAAATGGCATTAAGAATATCAGGCTACGAAAACGAATTGCAGATTGTTTCAACCATAAAAAGGAACGGCAAAAGTTATTACACAATGAACCAACTTGTAGGTAAAAGATATTTTGGCAAAGATCGTTTTTATTACAGAAAAGGCACACACGATTTTTTTGAAGTCAATAAATCGCCGAATACAATTAGAGTCTTTTGTTTCGGTGCATCAACAACAGCAGGCTTTCCGTATGAATATAATGCAACACCAGCAGAATTTTTGAGAGAAAGACTTTCCGCAGCTTTCCCAGATAAAAATATTGAGGTGATTAACACTGCTATTGATGCTACTAATAGCTTTACAGTTGTTGAGTTCGCTAAAGAACTTGTTAATTACGAACCGGACCTTTTTGTTGTTTACATGGGACAAAATGAATTTTACGGCGTTTACGGAGTTGGTTCAACTATATCTGTTGGAAAGAGTCGATGGTTAATTAAGACAAACCTGTGGCTGCAGAACTTTAAGACTTTTCTTCTCATAAAAAATTTTATCAGATGGATTACTGAATTTGTTTCCAAATCAAGAGCTGACGATAACAAAATTCTAATGGAACAAATGGCAGAGAATAATTCAATTATATATGGTGATGAGGATTATAGGATCGCAAAAGAAAATTTCACAAAAAATTACGAAGAGATAATTGAAATTGCCAAAGAAAATAACGTTCCTTTAATTGTATCTACTTTAGTCACTAATGAGAAAGACCTATTCCCATTTGTTACTATGTATTCAAATAATATAGACACTATAAGAAAAAATAAATGCAAAGAATATTATAGACTTGGTCTCGTTTCTAAGGCAAATAAAGACTATAAAACAGCTTTAGATTATTTTAAGAAGTCTATCGAAATTGATTCTTTGCCTGCTAATGTTCACTTTGAACTTGGTAAAATTTATTTAGAACTGGGGGATAATAAAAATGCTCTAAGTGAGTTTACAAAAGCAGTTGATTTTGACGGATTAAAATTCAGAGCACCCTCAGAATTTAATACCATAGTTAAAAAACTTTCTATTAAGTACAATCTACCTTTAGCGGATGTGAATAAAATGTTTCGCCAGCATTCCAAAGATGGAATAATAGGTGATGAATTGCTGGTTGATCACATCCATCCGAACATTAAAGGATATTTCCTTCTGGCAAAATCTTGGTTTGAAGCAATAAAAGAAAATAATCTTCTTGGAAAAGATTTTAAGCGTGACGAAAATGATAGTTTGTTATGGGAAAATATACCTGTAACAGAACTTGATAGTGTGATTGGAGAATTCAAAATACGGCTGTTGCGAAGCAGACCACCTTTTCAAGAGCGCGATCAAAATTTAATAATTCAACCCAAAAATTTTATTGAACAACAGGCATACCTTTATTCTGTAGAACATCAAATATCATGGGGGTTAGCACACCTTAATGTTGAAAAAGAATATCTGTTAAATAAAAATTATGAAAAAGCAGCTAAAGAATTAAAGGCCATTCTTGTGACTGACGATAAGAACTCTACTATATCTATTATGCTGGGGGATATTTATTTACAGACTGAGGACTATCAAAACGCAGAAAGGTATTATTTAGCTGATACTATGTTTTTCGATAATCAGCTTTCCCTGTATAAAATGGGTATTGTTGAAATTAATCTCGGGAAATACGACCAAGCTATAGAATACTTAAATCGGAGCCTTTTTTTATATCAATATCAACAATTCTTAAGACCATCTCAAATTGAAGATGTCCATTTTAATTTGGCATTTTGTTACAGCAAGTTGAATAAGTATGATAAAGCTGTAGATGAACTCAAGATAATATTGAAAAGTGACCCTAAAAATCAAAAGGCAAAACAGTTATTGAAAAGTATAGAAGCATCATTTAAGGATAAGCAAGGATAA